A genomic window from Spodoptera frugiperda isolate SF20-4 chromosome 29, AGI-APGP_CSIRO_Sfru_2.0, whole genome shotgun sequence includes:
- the LOC118268646 gene encoding arylsulfatase B isoform X2: protein MISTTISGYRQQPSNIVFIMVDDMGWNDVSFHGSDQILTPNIDSLAYQSAILHHYYSEAICTPARTALLTGKYPMRLGMHGLPLFNSEDRGIPLTERLLPSYLKELGYATHLVGKWHVGMSRPEYLPTSRGYDHHYGMRGGYIDYYTYNKVETWPNGRLMFGLDLYDDEIPQETEHRYIVDALTDKAVKIIQYHNTSQPLFLHVTHNAPHAANAGAALQPPLYSPVKNDYIANSNRRLYSEVVKQIDRSVGKIVEALGDKGILEDTIIVFVSDNGAPTVGELRNWGVNLPLRGKKNTPWEGAVRVPAFIWQASLRPKVWQGLMHISDWLPTLVTAAGGRAPTGIDGVNQWDSIMFDGVSKRKEVLITIEDSNTNAWASYRAGDYKIIVGNVTGVSNGYYGAELMANKMPPPEYFPALGNSVVTRVFGDIGRYLDFDVVRAMRKAATIRADETKRDATPCVPTPTRGCLYNVRQDPTESRDLWTRANKIATLLTSRLRALWSSQLRRGPLRLQEAADPANNHYVWHPWICCNETRTNSVTNDKKTIDNFDFSFNFNQERIVNRNTTLASVINCDRTTGLRNFLCILRSIF from the exons ATGATATCGACCACGATATCAGGGTATCGACAGCAACCGTCAAACATTGTGTTCATCATGGTGGACGATATg gGGTGGAACGACGTATCATTCCACGGATCAGATCAGATTCTGACCCCAAACATTGATAGTTTGGCCTATCAGAGCGCTATACTGCACCACTACTACAGCGAAGCGATTTGCACACCCGCACGAACTGCACTACTCACGGGGAAATACCCCATGCGATTGG GGATGCACGGTCTTCCCCTGTTCAACTCAGAAGATCGAGGAATACCATTGACGGAGCGCCTTCTGCCTTCGTACTTGAAGGAACTGGGATACGCGACACACTTGGTGGGCAAGTGGCATGTGGGCATGTCCAGGCCAGAGTACCTGCCCACTTCGAGAGGTTACGACCATCACTACGGCATGAGAGGAGGTTATATCGACTATTACACGTACAACAAAGTTGAAACA TGGCCAAATGGACGACTAATGTTCGGTCTCGATCTTTACGATGATGAAATACCTCAGGAGACCGAACACCGGTACATTGTAGACGCACTCACCGACAAAGCAGTCAAAA TAATCCAGTACCACAATACATCTCAGCCGTTGTTCCTGCATGTGACACACAACGCCCCGCACGCTGCTAATGCTGGCGCTGCACTACAGCCACCTCTCTACTCTCCCGTGAAGAATGACTACATCGCAAACTCCAATAGGCGCCTTTATTCTG AGGTGGTTAAGCAAATAGACCGAAGTGTTGGCAAAATTGTTGAAGCACTAGGAGACAAGGGGATCCTTGAGGACACCATCATTGTATTTGTATCTGATAATGGAGCCCCCACTGTTGGAGAATTGAGAAATTGGGGAGTAAACTTACCACTGAGAGGAAAGAAGAACACGCCTTGGGAAGGTGCAGTGAGAGTCCCTGCGTTTATTTGGCAGGCTTCACTCAGGCCAAAGGTCTGGCAAGGACTGATGCATATTTCAGATTGGCTCCCCACATTAGTAACAGCGGCTGGAGGCAGAGCCCCAACTGGTATAGACGGAGTCAATCAATGGGATTCCATTATGTTTGATGGAGTATCCAAACGCAAGGAAGTCCTAATAACTATTGAAGATAGCAATACTAATGCTTGGGCCTCTTATAGAGCTGGCGACTACAAAATTATAGTAGGTAATGTTACCGGTGTTAGCAATGGATATTACGGAGCAGAATTGATGGCGAACAAAATGCCTCCTCCAGAATATTTTCCTGCATTGGGAAATAGTGTCGTAACTAGAGTTTTTGGAGATATTGGAAGGTATTTAGACTTTGACGTCGTAAGGGCTATGAGGAAGGCAGCTACGATTAGAGCTGATGAAACTAAGAGGGATGCCACTCCTTGTGTGCCCACACCCA cTCGTGGCTGTTTGTACAATGTAAGACAAGACCCGACTGAGAGCCGAGACTTATGGACTCGAGCTAACAAGATAGCCACATTGTTGACTAGCCGGCTTCGGGCACTCTGGTCTTCACAATTGAGGAGAGGACCACTCAGACTGCAAGAAGCTGCAGACCCTGCGAATAACCACTATGTGTGGCATCCTTGGATCTGCTGCAATGAAACTCGCACCAATTCAGTAACGAATGATAAGAAAACGATCGATAACTtcgatttttcatttaattttaaccagGAAAGAATTGTTAATAGAAACACTACGTTAGCTTCAGTTATCAACTGTGATCGTACGACTGGCTTACGGAACTTCTTGTGTATTTTGAGAAGTATATTTTAG
- the LOC118268646 gene encoding arylsulfatase B isoform X1: MCNVNQYVSWKQWWIILAMISTTISGYRQQPSNIVFIMVDDMGWNDVSFHGSDQILTPNIDSLAYQSAILHHYYSEAICTPARTALLTGKYPMRLGMHGLPLFNSEDRGIPLTERLLPSYLKELGYATHLVGKWHVGMSRPEYLPTSRGYDHHYGMRGGYIDYYTYNKVETWPNGRLMFGLDLYDDEIPQETEHRYIVDALTDKAVKIIQYHNTSQPLFLHVTHNAPHAANAGAALQPPLYSPVKNDYIANSNRRLYSEVVKQIDRSVGKIVEALGDKGILEDTIIVFVSDNGAPTVGELRNWGVNLPLRGKKNTPWEGAVRVPAFIWQASLRPKVWQGLMHISDWLPTLVTAAGGRAPTGIDGVNQWDSIMFDGVSKRKEVLITIEDSNTNAWASYRAGDYKIIVGNVTGVSNGYYGAELMANKMPPPEYFPALGNSVVTRVFGDIGRYLDFDVVRAMRKAATIRADETKRDATPCVPTPTRGCLYNVRQDPTESRDLWTRANKIATLLTSRLRALWSSQLRRGPLRLQEAADPANNHYVWHPWICCNETRTNSVTNDKKTIDNFDFSFNFNQERIVNRNTTLASVINCDRTTGLRNFLCILRSIF; encoded by the exons ATGTGTAACGTAAATCAGTATGTCAGTTG GAAACAATGGTGGATCATTTTGGCTATGATATCGACCACGATATCAGGGTATCGACAGCAACCGTCAAACATTGTGTTCATCATGGTGGACGATATg gGGTGGAACGACGTATCATTCCACGGATCAGATCAGATTCTGACCCCAAACATTGATAGTTTGGCCTATCAGAGCGCTATACTGCACCACTACTACAGCGAAGCGATTTGCACACCCGCACGAACTGCACTACTCACGGGGAAATACCCCATGCGATTGG GGATGCACGGTCTTCCCCTGTTCAACTCAGAAGATCGAGGAATACCATTGACGGAGCGCCTTCTGCCTTCGTACTTGAAGGAACTGGGATACGCGACACACTTGGTGGGCAAGTGGCATGTGGGCATGTCCAGGCCAGAGTACCTGCCCACTTCGAGAGGTTACGACCATCACTACGGCATGAGAGGAGGTTATATCGACTATTACACGTACAACAAAGTTGAAACA TGGCCAAATGGACGACTAATGTTCGGTCTCGATCTTTACGATGATGAAATACCTCAGGAGACCGAACACCGGTACATTGTAGACGCACTCACCGACAAAGCAGTCAAAA TAATCCAGTACCACAATACATCTCAGCCGTTGTTCCTGCATGTGACACACAACGCCCCGCACGCTGCTAATGCTGGCGCTGCACTACAGCCACCTCTCTACTCTCCCGTGAAGAATGACTACATCGCAAACTCCAATAGGCGCCTTTATTCTG AGGTGGTTAAGCAAATAGACCGAAGTGTTGGCAAAATTGTTGAAGCACTAGGAGACAAGGGGATCCTTGAGGACACCATCATTGTATTTGTATCTGATAATGGAGCCCCCACTGTTGGAGAATTGAGAAATTGGGGAGTAAACTTACCACTGAGAGGAAAGAAGAACACGCCTTGGGAAGGTGCAGTGAGAGTCCCTGCGTTTATTTGGCAGGCTTCACTCAGGCCAAAGGTCTGGCAAGGACTGATGCATATTTCAGATTGGCTCCCCACATTAGTAACAGCGGCTGGAGGCAGAGCCCCAACTGGTATAGACGGAGTCAATCAATGGGATTCCATTATGTTTGATGGAGTATCCAAACGCAAGGAAGTCCTAATAACTATTGAAGATAGCAATACTAATGCTTGGGCCTCTTATAGAGCTGGCGACTACAAAATTATAGTAGGTAATGTTACCGGTGTTAGCAATGGATATTACGGAGCAGAATTGATGGCGAACAAAATGCCTCCTCCAGAATATTTTCCTGCATTGGGAAATAGTGTCGTAACTAGAGTTTTTGGAGATATTGGAAGGTATTTAGACTTTGACGTCGTAAGGGCTATGAGGAAGGCAGCTACGATTAGAGCTGATGAAACTAAGAGGGATGCCACTCCTTGTGTGCCCACACCCA cTCGTGGCTGTTTGTACAATGTAAGACAAGACCCGACTGAGAGCCGAGACTTATGGACTCGAGCTAACAAGATAGCCACATTGTTGACTAGCCGGCTTCGGGCACTCTGGTCTTCACAATTGAGGAGAGGACCACTCAGACTGCAAGAAGCTGCAGACCCTGCGAATAACCACTATGTGTGGCATCCTTGGATCTGCTGCAATGAAACTCGCACCAATTCAGTAACGAATGATAAGAAAACGATCGATAACTtcgatttttcatttaattttaaccagGAAAGAATTGTTAATAGAAACACTACGTTAGCTTCAGTTATCAACTGTGATCGTACGACTGGCTTACGGAACTTCTTGTGTATTTTGAGAAGTATATTTTAG